The Elaeis guineensis isolate ETL-2024a chromosome 3, EG11, whole genome shotgun sequence region tcggtgggtatcccccaacaggggTAAAACCCATTATTGCTCACCTCCCAATTGTTAGATAGAGTTATTACTTTCAACATTTTTCAAAATGATGTCATCCTTCTCTTTATTTTCAAGTTAACAATATACTTCTGCCTACAAAAGATAATATCAAATACTTGAATATAATAGAAATAAAAGTTAACAAGAGTCAATTACATGAaatatatttgaaaattttataaaaatatttatataatcttaaaaataagtgGCAAAAGATTTaacattaaaaataatatataacatTGTTCACCAAAAAACAAGTATATAACATTATTGTAATGATTATGTTATATAATGACTCTCATATACTCACATGACAACGTAACTTGATCATAAAGGgaaaaaaagaatattttatactTTAAGGTCTAAAACAACCTTCttatttagttttatttttataatagccTACATGTCGACTACAAAATGGATGGTAGAAATGTAGAGACTGTTATTGGTGtcatttcatatttttggttctaTACAAATTAGTAAGATGCTAACATGATGGTTGATATCAAATATAGTGTTCATGCAAATTTATATAGAAATAAATCTTTAATTATCAAAAAATgaaatgaatattttttaaaaaatataaatattttacttagaatttaaataataaaaaggtTTCAATATATCATAtagtttatatatttttcttcttatcttttcaaaaatagaaaCAAAAAGCAACACAAAAACCAAATGGTtattgagtctgatggaatctttatgttttcttttttttggttgggGGTGGAGCACCAATACTTTATATAATTATCTGGTTTTAGATTTTTGGGATATAACACCCAAAAATCTAatatttagtttttgatttttaagTTTTAACATAGGGATATGACATTGCTGGTTAGGGGTGGCAATTGGATACGAGGATTAAgttaaaaatttatcaatttaaatttgatctatttattaaacaaataatGTGATATGGCTTACATAATCTACCTACTAGATAATTGAAATCAGGTTAAATGAGTTAAAGGATTTTTTAACGGATTAAATggatttaaataggttaaacatatTAAGTGGATCTGGTTAAATAGGATAGAAATATATTAAGTGAGTCGTTCATGAGTCGGATTAACAAGTCGGATAATAAATTACCACCTCTAGTTTACCGGTCATTATTTGCTTTTGAAATTAATAGAGATTATTTTCTTGGAAGTTGAAACATGGGTGGAAGAGAGGATCCACTTATTTGTTGATCCCAAATTTGACTCCATTTAAGAAAGCAAAATAGTATCAACTATATCGAAATCCAAGGCATGGTTGCAGTTTTCCCGTCGGATCTCCAAGTAGCTGTCACCATATGGAAGGAAAGAATTGGGTTATATACTTTTTCAGGTTATATAAAATGTCTCATGAGACAGATGGGGAAGTAATACATCAGACGCCTCTCTCCATCTCTACAAGGTAAATTTGGGCATTCTAAATGTGCATGGAAGCGTATTTAGCAAAGTTAGAAGATCGATGTGATAGATCCACTGACTCTATCTCTTCATCTGACAGGTTCCATGTATAGAATGACATGTCTCTAAGTTGTCTTGAGATTTGCATTCCAAACCTTTGTATAAATACTTCTAAATAAAGAATCAAATCATGAAAAGTTGCTAATTCAGAAAGCAGTGATTTGGGACTTGGTAGTGCATGTCTTAAACATAATCCTTTTTCAAGATATGTAAACCTTCATGAActacttaatatatatatatatatatatattctacttCTTGTTTAAATGAAGGAAGGAAGATATACAAGAGAATTACAGCACTCAAAGTCCCAAGTACGTTTATCAGATAAAGaatcaaatcatgatttttttttttgatgatatccCAGCCGGTCATATTCCCCTTTTAAGTGGGCCCCTCCGTCTCCCGCACTAGTACATGCACGTCTATaacaataatattataataaacgaTCTAGGGTTCGTGCCCGGCCGCAATCCGCAAAAGCATCGCTAACAGTGTCTCCATGGCATCCCGGATGCCATCATTTGGCCTTGCAAGAATCCAATGCATTGAGCCTTGAGGATCTACCTTCACGTGGCGGCTGCGACCACCGCAGACGTAGACGTCACACCTTCGCCCTCATGCTCGCAGTGCCGTTCCCGTCAGTCTTTCACGTGGAATTCCCATGCATCCGATGACATGGAAACCAGCCACAAAGAGACCCCTGTGAATCTTACATATGGAATACTTTGTACATAGTCAGGGATAAGCTCTACCGCAATTCCTCCTTCCCATTGaaagaattggaggtagagatgaAAGTGATTAGTCCGAATTTATTTTCGTATCCGAATCAatacaaatataaataaaaattgaaaaatctgATTAATATCTGTATTCGTATCCAtattctttaaagaaaaatagatatagatatagatagacaACAATCCGATTCATATCTGAATATTTGAATCTATatgtaatcttatataattttatataatacttattaatttttaaaaaaatatgcaactatataaatatgttatattaacttgatttattatttCTTCAGTAATATTTTTGTTagaaaatctaattatttaagtaatatttataattatatccatatttttagtatttgaattgtatccgtatccatttaaaataaatatagatatgaatttttgtatttgaataatattcgtatctttatttatatttatcagaaaaaataaatatgattatgaatATGGTGGTATCTGATTCATATCCGTTTTAGTTTCAACTCTAATTGGAAGGGAGGTTGTTGTTGATGTGGAAGACTCACATGGTGCCAATGATTAGTAGGTGGAAAGGGAATCACATAGGACAGACCAAGATCGGCTCCACTATTTTTAGTCGGCGGAAGAGAATAATGACGCACGAGGTTGTCGTTGAGAAAGGAAAACAATCGATCGGGAGAGATGACATAAATGAATTGAAGAGACTAGAAGGTTAAGAATCCGACAAATCAATCAATCAGAAGTaggataatataaaatattcacatCGATAAGAAGGTACACTAACTATTGCTAGCAGAATATAACATACGCATGTATGTATATCTAACCTATTCTATGCCAGAAGAGATGTGCcaatctattttaaataatttctgtAACTAGATTTGCCGTCGATTTGTACTCACACAACAACAAAATTAACTTAATCATCACTTGCGTCTCTCGTATATGTTGTGCGGGAGAGAGGGAGCTACAGAGAGATTGTTACTATTATTATAAGGGAGAATTACAAAAGAGAGGGAGTAACAGGCATTAGGTTGAACAAGAAGACGGGatgcagagaaagagagagagaggaggtgcaTGCGACAAAATCTTGGTTCAAACAACATATATAGCTCTCTTCATCACCCCATCCTTCACACATCCATGTTCCACATGCACTTCCTCATCATTAACAGACATATCAGTTTATTAATTAGTCCATCTCATTTGAAGTCGATCAACATAAGAACTGGTCCTGATCTGGTTTCTCTTACCTCTTCTCGAAGCAAGGGTAGCACCCACTCGAGAAATCCGTGACGACTGGGGAGAACCCCACGGCAGTGCCAACAGGTGCAGCGTTCCGGCTGGTGGCTGCCGCCCTCTCGAGCGACTGCACCTGAGCCTTGAGGAACTTCATGTAGTGGATGGCCTCATCCAGCATGGATGCGGTGTCCATCTTGGTTCCCCCGGGCACCAGCCGCTGCAGTATTCGGATCCTCTCGCTGATCCTCTCCCTCCGGTGCCTCGCCGCCACGCTCTGCGGATCCTTCGATATCCTGACGTTCCGCCGCTTGGGCGGCTTGACGGACTCAGGGTCGATGTGGATGGGCTGCATCGCCGCGATGCGGAATATCATCTCCCTCATGGCCTCCACGGAGGCTCGCTTGTCGCTGTGGGAGGTGTCGCGGAGCGTGGGAGGGATAAGACGGTGTGGGGGGGTGGTTGGTATTGAAGGCGGCATGCCGACGACTACTGACGAGGGTGGAGCGGTGTGGGAGTTAGGTGCATTGTAGAAAGGTGGCGGGGGACCACTGCCAAACTCGGCCGACGGCTGTGGAGGTTTCGACAAATCGGTCGGCTTCCCCATCCCCATCAGCATGGCCATCAGGTCCATTTGGGCCTCTGGAGGAGAATTTGTGAAGTCCACATCCATTGGTTCCTAGCTCCTGTAACTTTTGAAAGAGAGAGCAATATAAATTGatagaatgagagagagagagagagagagagaggagttagAAATTGATGAGCTGAGGGACGGAGGGCAGAGGGATGAAAGAAGTGATGGGAAGAGGGAGGTGGGCACTTAATTGGAGTGCAGGAAGAGGATTGCAGAGGAGATAGGGGGGACCTAAAGCAAcgggaaaaggaaaaggaaaagagaggaatAATACAAGACTGCAAAAGAGGGAGGATATCTTTCTTATCTTTCTGTCCATCTATCTATATATCTTGCCAGCCCAACGCCAGTCAAGCAGGAAGCGTTATATAACACTTCATGACgcaaaactaattttaaaataatatagaatCATGTTCTAAAACATATAGAATGATATAGGATTTGCCCTTTCTAGTTTTAGAAAGAtttgtttcttttatttatttatccgtTAATGTATTTACTCCTTAGTTGGTGGGGTTTGGGTTTCATTTGACATCCTTCGTTTTCCTCCCCTGTTCTGTTCATAAAAATAACCGCTAAAAGTTTACAGCATCAGTAGAAAGCAGGGGATTGGCCACAGCCTTTAAGTTTTCAACTTTCAAACTAGTCCGGGGATGTCTGAAGCGAAGTAGAGAACTTGTTATAAGCTTTTGGGTCTCATCACCTCAGCAAACAAGCAACGAACGCTAGCATGTCATTTAGAAGACAATGATTTACATACCATATATTGAAATCACAGCATATGATGGATGGTGGGTGAGAAGTTGCAGCATAGGATCCAAGTACCTCTCACATGCTGCACTCTTCTCCCAGCATGAGTTGGATCGGATCTCCTAATGCACTGCTCAATTAACTATGGTCAGGCACTTATATGATTAATGCTCTCCTGTCCCTTTTTATTTCAGAATAAATTACTATCCTATACAAGACGGAGTAGTTTACTCCAGATTAAACGAGAGAAGTCGTTTTTACTTACATTTTGAAAGGACAGGTTCTCtaccaaaaaaaacaaaaggaCAACTTTATCTTTGGAACAAAtggagtatttttttatatatatctgATGTGTTGAACTGAAATAATTGGAACAAGAAATGTCTTCATCCTATTTAACCCTTCTTTTAGCCTGCCAGATTGTTATTAGTGATGGGACATTTGATACCCTCTGAGCAAGTCAACTGTGAATAGCGAAATgattttttttcctaattttttaaaaatcattaatctgataaaggaaaaaaatctaaaataatccatAATTTTAATAACTTTAGAGTATCGATACAGCCCCCATGTTCACATGGACACGCAGCAGAGGAGCAAAAAGGGAGTTGGGGGGGTTAAATGGCCCGACATGCATCAGAATTCCAGGAGCGAAGGGTCCCGGAGTCATTCTGCACCTCTTGCTTccgatcttttttatttttcaaagtaATTCTTCGTAGTTAGTTCTTATTTAAATAAACGCTTGCTGGTGTTTAAAATTTCTGATCAAGAAGGAACCGTAGCTGAAGACGCAAGAGCTCCTCATGTGACACTTCCACCACTTTATGGGCCACCAAAATCTATCATAAAACTAAATTATGCTGTCTCCTCTCTGAAAAAAAAACAAGAGTTAGTGAATATTTTATATGTTGTGGAACAAAAGTTTAATCAGATTCTTGATTGGTGCCATGGACTAACTGCCAAAATCTCAGATGGATTGGTGGTCCAACATTGTTGAACTTTTGAATATGCATTGTATCTTGTGATTGTGAAGAATAGATTTGCTCAttccactttttattttttattttttaaaaaaaatcaagaatttgATATGTCCTAGTAGTGCTTAACTCATCCTGACAGGAGCTATACATCATGTGATCCATCTATTATTTGGATTAATTTTGATTTCGAGTTGAAGGAATGCTATAAAGAGACTAATGGTGATAGCTATTTTAACAATATTAGATGTCGTGAGCTATAATTAACTTACCCTTTTGGCTTTTACTGTCTAGGTGACTTGAGCAAGATAGGAAGTGATTTTGGGCATATAATTTGTATCTCGTGTTTGCCGTAttttcctttttggttagtctttGTCATATTTGATTCATCATTTGTGTTTCTATCTTTTCATGCTTTATAATTCTATGAATTCACAGGTATGTTATAGAACCAAGCAATGGGAGGGGCCGGATTTAAgtagatcattaataagaattaACTTACAATGTAATGTCTCATTCGTGCTCAATCTGTCTCTGTTACATACACCCAAACAGGCATAGAGAGTCCAAGGCATGAAACCATAGGCAAGAATTATTGGTGGGTTCTGATATCATGTTAAGGTCCTATCTAAAAACTTGAGCTTTCATATGGATAGGCTCGAGAGGAAATAAGTATGCCTCAAGAGCCCTCAATCTATCTGATATCGGACTATTATTTCTAAAcaattatatatgattaattctTTACATATAAATTGTTGAAAATAGGCCATGATGCTAAGTTATGCATACACTTTAAGTGTCAGATATTTTAGAGATGTAAAGGGACAAGAATCGAAGAAAGATATCCAATTTACATTGAGATTCGTTAACCACGAAACTTGGCTCGTGAAGTTTTGTGGCTAAAGATTGTTTTCCTCTCTCTGCATGTGTCTGTCCcttttttttgtttgtgttgaGGGTACAGAGTCTGGATaaataagaagaattttttttcttcgaaTTGGGGGGTGCCAATTCTGGATAAAGAAGAATAATCTAAGGGAAGAATGAAACTCATAAATAGAATTTTCTgtttgttttattttaaataactgAAATAGCACCATCAATCGCTCACACGGAGATTAAAATAACCCATATCAAACACTTTGGGAACACCTCCTAGATTCACATGTGCATGGAACCTCCTCGGAGGCGAAGAGGGTGCCATCATGGGATCATTTAGAGAATTTCTTCTTGTAGCTTAAGCTTCACAACTTTACGGAAGCAACCTGTGTCTGGTTATTTTTGTAACTTTGCCGCTGTTATATTGGTAATACATCCTCTAACCGAATCCACAATGCAAGCATGTAAAATGAATTATCACAAATTACTAATGCATTATTCTTCCTCTAGCAAGAAAGAATCAAGGCAAAGCCAAGGAAGAATGTCATTTAACTTTTTGATGGATTAGACTCGCCACGGAAATTAAAAGAATCAGCTCAATTATTTAAACGAGAAAAAGAGATAATAATATCACATAACAAATTAAGCAAAAACAGACTTTCTGATCATAATATTTTCCATGCAAGTGGCTGTCTATTATCCGCTCATATGCTTTCATCCATCCAAGCACAGCACATTCCATGGGAGTGCATTTTAGGCctctgtagagagagagagagagagagcaataaAATGTTTCTCACTCTCTCgagtaatataataataaagtgaTAACGTAGACCAACTTACAAAGAGCAAGGAGGGGAATGGTCAGCCTGGTGCAGCCTCTAATGCATGTGCAACAGTTGTAGGTTAGGTGGGAGGCTGGCGGTGTTGCACCAGTTGTAGGTTAGGTAGGAGGCTGGTGGTGTTGCACCCTTTTCTCACCGCTGCAGTCCTAAAGAGAATACCTTGATCCTCCTGGGCTTCAGGGAGACGTCTCTCGAACAGCCTCTTCTCCTGTCCATTAATTGATCAAATGGCAGCATGGTAACCATAAAGCGACACGTCCTCTGCTAGATTGCTACCAAGAGCCGTGCATTGGATGGATCCATGGATTCCAACATCCCCCTTACCCATTCTTTATTCATTTCCTGACCCCTCGCCTTCACTTTCCCACCTtatcctctccttctcctccccATATAATAGTAGCACCTTAGAAGGAAATAAAAGAAGATCATAAAAGAACCGTAACCCAAGGAAGCAAGTAGCAGAATAAAAATACTCCGCCCTTTTCTTTCCCTCTCCGCTTATCGGGACTTGGAGTAGCCAAAGCTCAAGTCGGTCCCCTACCACCTCCATCTCTGTCTCTTATCTCTTCCTCATAATTTACATCATCTCTTTGAATTTAATATGAGCTGTGATTTTTTTGGGTTGCAATGTATCGTTTTCATATTACCCAATGGCATATGGGGGAGtcgaattttacaaaaaaaaaaaaagggaaaaaaaaatgtgACGAAAGGCCGTGGTTTTCTGGGATGCTGGCCTTGTCCTCCAGGACATCGCCCGCCTTTTTTCTGGTTGCCTCGCTATATTTCCTCAAGCTGTTACTGCTCTGTCGGCGTCTGCTTTATAATAAAACAAGTGGATTTGGTATTGGTTTTATAATGAAATTTGCGGCGTCgtttaatactttatatatggCTGTCGTTCCTAACAATAGTAAAAAAAGTTGATTTTGATATTGACATACAtgtacatacgtacgtacattTATGTACCAACTATCTTACATCATATGAAAGCTaacatatatattaaaaaataaaaaataaaaaaaaattaatttataaatgaaGCTATACACTTAAGCGGTCCATATTTTTCTATACATGTCATATGAACTCTTCTATCTCAaaatattaaatacacatattctatccttaataaataaaattaaaatttatttatatctattaaCCTGTGTTATTAAGATTTTTAGGTATGAACATCAAGAATATGAATGGacatattattcataattttttttataaaaatattaaaatttatttatattcatCGATAAAATCTTCATGAACATTAAGAATATAAATGGACAtgctatttataaaaaaattatttatatctattaattaatattattaaaatctTCATGAATATTAAAGATATGAAtggatatattatttataatttttttaataaatatataattaattatatgaATATGATCTATAAATTCGTATGCAACGCACGGGCTTAAAAACTAGTAGATAACGTAACAACTTCTATCATTTTGTGCTCTTATTTTCATGTTCGAGTCGCGCATATCTTGCTACCGACCACATGGCATCTACAATATTGTAAACGGTTGGGATACAAATGCctcctaaattttttatatttatgttaTAATGCTTACagaaatatttattttagattgatataataattttattatatcaaaaaaaaattatgcatccAAACACTttatgttggatggatgtctcgCAAGGACACTATATCtcaggaccttttcagtaccacacgatgtagtaaaaaaaataaaataaaataaaaaataaacaaaatacgtggatcagctacaAAAAGGTTCAtcttcacggggcatgcaaacttcactatgaaaaaaaaaatttacaagaggagatctctcctttaatccttgtacacccaatttctctctcacctgaagttcttctcacaaaagctctctcttggaagaccctctgaacccctgaagtgcctgacgtccgctgtccaggagcctcgtgctccttctctctcagcgacacacccttttttcttctctctgtgGGCTCTGTACGGTGCTTCCTGCGGCAAAACAGCAGACCATAGACTCCCTGTTCACGTTCACAGTCTTTTTATAAGGCTTAAACccatttagattaggtttaagactccttaatTAACCTAAATCAAGTTTCAAGCTGTTGGATCAAGATCGGAAGCCACCCACGTCGTTCGATCGTGCTCCGGTCTATGAAATAatatcgtggaccgtgagaaatactTGGGAAACGCCCAGGCGATCCACAGACCCGTCCGTGAATAGCTTGGTCCACTGTGGACCGGGGTACAAGCCCAGGCATAGTGCCTGGGCCGGCCTGCGTatgcgggcctgggccgcacccgcaTCGGGCTCCTGGGCTCGGGCCGCGCCCCGTAGGACTGCGCATGGATTGGGCCGCACGCCTGGGTCGCGTGTCCTGcacgttggccccgcctgggccgcgcttcGCCGCCTGCGGCCCCGCCGCCGCTACTTCGCCGGCCCGCTGCCGACCACCGACGGTCCTCCATCACCTCGAGTCTTGTGCCAATTTTAAAAgctgtatctcctccatccgagctccatttggaGTGATCTTGGCCACATTGGACTTCGTTTTTCACCGCGGACCTCaccgtgggctcaatgtggactgaatctcgaggtgtcaaatcctaacactttaGATGCAAGTTTGGACGTAATAGCCCACGGGATaggatagagagagaaattgatatTAGAGATtgagatttatttattattaaataaatataatatcatatatcaagaTATTTCTAATATGTTAGTTTTTTCTATGCTATATTATATATTGTATGTAATTATAACATCGATTATCATATTACACTaacattctttaaaaaaaatgaaagaaaata contains the following coding sequences:
- the LOC105041357 gene encoding transcription factor IND isoform X2, producing MDVDFTNSPPEAQMDLMAMLMGMGKPTDLSKPPQPSAEFGSGPPPPFYNAPNSHTAPPSSVVVGMPPSIPTTPPHRLIPPTLRDTSHSDKRASVEAMREMIFRIAAMQPIHIDPESVKPPKRRNVRISKDPQSVAARHRRERISERIRILQRLVPGGTKMDTASMLDEAIHYMKFLKAQVQSLERAAATSRNAAPVGTAVGFSPVVTDFSSGCYPCFEKR
- the LOC105041357 gene encoding uncharacterized protein isoform X1 translates to MDVDFTNSPPEAQMDLMAMLMGMGKPTDLSKPPQPSAEFGSGPPPPFYNAPNSHTAPPSSVVVGMPPSIPTTPPHRLIPPTLRDTSHSDKRASVEAMREMIFRIAAMQPIHIDPESVKPPKRRNVRISKDPQSVAARHRRERISERIRILQRLVPGGTKMDTASMLDEAIHYMKFLKAQVQSLERAAATSRNAAPVGTAVGFSPVVTDFSSGCYPCFEKRRNCGRAYP